One genomic segment of Rhizobium viscosum includes these proteins:
- a CDS encoding methylglyoxal synthase, with translation MAGGKCLALIAHDQKKNEMAEFARRNRDHLAQWKIVATGTTGGRVLDAVPDLHVIRLKSGPLGGDQQIGALISTGEVSALIFFVDPLTPMPHDVDVKALMRLAIVYDIPMALNESTAEKLLPTLNA, from the coding sequence ATGGCCGGCGGCAAATGCCTAGCATTGATTGCGCATGACCAGAAGAAGAACGAGATGGCGGAGTTTGCCCGCCGCAACAGAGACCACCTCGCCCAATGGAAAATCGTCGCCACCGGCACGACCGGCGGGCGGGTGCTCGACGCAGTTCCCGACCTTCACGTGATCAGGCTGAAGAGCGGCCCGCTCGGCGGCGACCAGCAGATCGGCGCACTGATCTCCACCGGCGAGGTCAGCGCCCTGATCTTCTTCGTGGACCCGCTGACGCCGATGCCGCATGATGTCGATGTGAAGGCGCTGATGCGGCTTGCGATCGTCTACGACATTCCGATGGCGCTGAACGAGTCGACAGCCGAAAAGCTTCTCCCTACCCTCAACGCCTGA
- a CDS encoding glucokinase produces MTASSTPLPFPILIGDIGGTNARFSILTDAYAEPKQFPNVRTADYETIDEAIQKGVLDKTSVQPRAAILAVAGPIKADEIPLTNCPWVVRPKRMIEGLGLVDVLVVNDFEAQALAIAALSDDNRERIGNASGDMVASRVVLGPGTGLGVGGLVHTQSTWIPVPGEGGHVDLGPRSKRDYEIFPHVETIEGRISAEQILCGRGIVNLYRAICAADGATPTMSDPADITSHALVGSDKAAVETVSLFATYLGRVAGDMALVFMARGGVYLSGGISQKILPALKKPEFRAAFEDKAPHSALLRTIPTYVVTHPLAALAGLSSYARMPANFGLSTDGRRWRA; encoded by the coding sequence ATGACTGCATCCTCTACTCCCTTGCCCTTTCCGATCCTGATCGGCGACATCGGTGGCACGAATGCCCGCTTCTCCATCCTGACGGATGCCTATGCGGAGCCGAAGCAGTTTCCCAATGTGCGCACGGCCGATTACGAGACGATCGACGAGGCGATCCAGAAGGGTGTGCTCGACAAGACTTCCGTACAGCCGCGCGCTGCGATCCTTGCCGTTGCCGGCCCGATCAAGGCCGATGAAATTCCGCTGACCAACTGCCCCTGGGTGGTGCGCCCGAAAAGGATGATCGAGGGTCTCGGCCTCGTCGACGTGCTCGTCGTCAACGACTTTGAAGCGCAAGCGCTGGCGATCGCAGCCCTTTCCGACGACAATCGCGAGCGCATCGGCAACGCTTCCGGTGACATGGTGGCCTCCCGCGTCGTTCTCGGACCCGGCACCGGCCTCGGCGTTGGTGGCCTGGTCCATACCCAGTCGACCTGGATTCCGGTTCCGGGCGAAGGCGGGCATGTCGACCTTGGGCCGCGCAGCAAGCGCGACTATGAGATCTTCCCGCATGTCGAAACCATCGAGGGCCGCATTTCCGCCGAACAGATCCTCTGCGGCCGCGGCATCGTCAACCTTTACCGCGCCATCTGCGCGGCCGACGGCGCCACGCCAACCATGAGCGACCCGGCGGACATCACGTCGCATGCGCTCGTCGGCAGCGACAAGGCCGCGGTCGAAACCGTCTCGCTGTTTGCCACCTATCTCGGCCGCGTGGCGGGCGACATGGCGCTGGTGTTCATGGCCCGCGGTGGCGTCTATCTCTCGGGCGGCATCTCGCAGAAGATCCTTCCGGCACTGAAAAAGCCTGAATTCCGGGCCGCATTCGAAGACAAGGCGCCGCATTCGGCCCTGCTGCGCACGATCCCGACCTATGTCGTGACGCATCCGCTGGCTGCTCTTGCCGGGCTTTCCTCCTATGCACGCATGCCCGCAAACTTCGGCCTTTCGACGGATGGACGGCGCTGGCGGGCCTGA
- a CDS encoding ABC transporter ATP-binding protein codes for MEAADSRKPHVNSDTVTGILKRIIAENGRDHLWGYVFAISCLVIVALSTAFTAWIMRAIIDEAFANRRADVVWIICLSIFIAFMLRGFASYGQGVALSRIGNDIVARYQRRIYSHLMTLSVGYFNESRSAQIAAQVSQNVTGIRDVLNLTITSTVRDLLTFVSLIGVMVVQDPLLSLAVFILAPPLLYALRYVSKRLRSATREAVDLNSHVLGAMQETIQGISIVKAFTMEEALENKVNKLIGAAEGRANRIARLSERTSPLTESFAGFAVASVLAYAAYRSIYQGVPPGAFFSFVTALLLAYDPARRLARLQVQMERAVVNARMIYELLDMEPRQRDLPDAKPLVVTEAKIEFRNVSFAYGNERVLDGVTLTAEGGKTTALVGPSGAGKSTVISLIPRFYDPKEGEILIDGQDIAHITKQSLRRQLAYVSQQPYLFEGTIRDNIRYGRPDATDEDIEKAARLAYAHDFIVAQPQGYDTPVGENGVTLSGGQRQRLSIARALVRNAPILLLDEATSALDTESEAAVQKALDEAMTGRTVVVIAHRLSTVVRADKIIVMQQGRVVEEGNHETLAKVSDGLYARLNNLQRPSASDSY; via the coding sequence TTGGAAGCCGCCGACAGCAGAAAGCCACACGTCAACAGCGATACCGTGACGGGCATCCTGAAGCGCATCATTGCGGAAAACGGCCGGGACCATCTCTGGGGCTATGTCTTCGCGATCTCCTGCCTTGTTATTGTAGCGCTTTCGACGGCGTTCACGGCCTGGATCATGCGGGCGATCATCGACGAGGCTTTCGCCAACCGGCGCGCCGACGTCGTCTGGATCATCTGTCTTTCCATTTTCATCGCCTTCATGCTGCGCGGTTTTGCGAGCTACGGACAGGGCGTTGCCCTTTCAAGGATCGGCAACGATATCGTCGCGCGCTATCAGCGACGGATCTATTCGCACCTGATGACGCTCTCCGTCGGCTACTTCAACGAGTCTCGCTCCGCCCAGATCGCGGCTCAGGTGAGCCAGAACGTTACCGGTATCCGCGACGTATTGAACCTCACCATCACGTCGACCGTGCGCGATCTCCTGACCTTCGTCTCGCTGATCGGCGTCATGGTCGTTCAGGATCCGCTGCTGAGCCTTGCCGTCTTCATTCTGGCGCCGCCTCTGCTTTATGCGCTGCGCTACGTTTCCAAGCGGCTGCGCTCTGCCACCCGCGAGGCCGTCGACCTCAACAGTCACGTTCTCGGCGCCATGCAGGAGACGATCCAGGGCATTTCGATCGTGAAAGCCTTCACGATGGAAGAGGCGCTGGAGAACAAGGTCAACAAGCTTATCGGCGCTGCCGAAGGCCGAGCGAACCGCATTGCGCGGCTTTCCGAGCGCACCTCGCCGCTGACGGAAAGCTTTGCCGGCTTTGCCGTGGCGAGCGTGCTTGCCTATGCCGCCTATCGCTCGATCTATCAGGGCGTGCCACCGGGCGCCTTCTTCTCCTTCGTCACGGCGCTGCTGCTCGCTTACGATCCGGCCCGACGCCTTGCCCGCCTGCAGGTGCAGATGGAGCGCGCCGTCGTCAACGCCCGGATGATCTACGAGCTGCTCGACATGGAACCGCGCCAGCGTGACCTGCCGGATGCCAAGCCGCTTGTTGTCACCGAAGCGAAGATCGAATTCCGCAACGTCTCCTTCGCCTATGGCAATGAACGCGTGCTTGACGGCGTGACGCTGACGGCCGAAGGCGGCAAGACGACGGCGCTCGTCGGTCCTTCGGGCGCCGGTAAATCTACCGTCATCAGCCTCATTCCGCGCTTCTACGATCCGAAGGAAGGCGAGATCCTGATCGACGGACAGGATATCGCCCATATCACCAAACAGTCGCTGCGCCGGCAGCTCGCCTATGTCTCGCAGCAGCCCTACCTCTTCGAAGGCACGATCCGCGACAATATCCGTTACGGCCGTCCGGACGCGACGGACGAAGATATCGAGAAGGCGGCGCGGCTTGCCTATGCGCATGATTTCATCGTCGCGCAGCCGCAGGGCTACGATACGCCCGTCGGTGAAAACGGCGTGACGCTGTCAGGCGGCCAGCGCCAGCGGCTGTCGATCGCCCGCGCTCTGGTGCGCAATGCACCGATCCTGCTGCTCGACGAGGCGACCTCGGCGCTCGATACGGAATCGGAAGCCGCCGTACAGAAGGCGCTCGACGAGGCCATGACCGGCCGCACGGTCGTCGTCATCGCCCATCGTCTCTCGACCGTGGTGCGTGCCGACAAGATCATCGTGATGCAGCAGGGCCGCGTCGTCGAAGAAGGCAATCACGAGACGCTTGCGAAGGTCAGTGACGGTCTTTACGCTCGCCTCAACAATCTGCAGAGGCCTTCGGCTTCTGATTCATACTGA
- the dapB gene encoding 4-hydroxy-tetrahydrodipicolinate reductase, producing the protein MSDAAMKLVVVGAAGRMGQTLIRLIHSIDGVTLHAAIERPGSPFVGKDAGEISGLGANGIIIGDDPLAAFLHAEGVLDFTSPAGTVEFAGLAAQARIVHVVGTTGCSDEDNAKIAAAARHARVVKSGNMSLGVNLLSVLVQQAAQALDPADWDIEILEMHHKRKVDAPSGTALLFGEAAAKGRNIDLAAKSVRVRDGHTGPREAGTIGFATLRGGSVIGEHSVLFAGEGETVTLSHSATDRSIFARGAIKAALWARDKKPGLYSMLDVLGLSSH; encoded by the coding sequence ATGAGCGACGCTGCGATGAAACTGGTGGTGGTCGGAGCGGCGGGGCGCATGGGACAGACGCTCATCCGTCTCATTCATTCCATCGATGGCGTGACGCTGCATGCAGCGATCGAGCGTCCCGGCTCGCCTTTCGTCGGCAAGGATGCCGGTGAGATCTCCGGGCTCGGCGCAAACGGCATCATCATCGGTGACGATCCGCTGGCAGCGTTCCTGCATGCCGAGGGCGTGCTGGACTTCACCTCGCCAGCCGGCACGGTGGAATTTGCCGGTCTGGCGGCGCAGGCGCGCATCGTCCATGTCGTCGGCACGACGGGCTGCTCCGATGAGGACAATGCCAAAATCGCGGCTGCCGCGCGTCATGCCCGTGTGGTCAAATCAGGCAATATGAGCCTCGGCGTCAACCTGCTCAGCGTTCTCGTGCAGCAGGCAGCTCAGGCGCTCGATCCCGCCGACTGGGATATCGAAATTCTTGAAATGCATCACAAACGCAAGGTCGACGCACCCTCGGGCACGGCGCTGCTTTTCGGTGAGGCAGCCGCAAAGGGCCGCAATATCGATCTTGCCGCGAAGTCCGTACGCGTACGCGACGGCCATACCGGACCGCGGGAAGCCGGCACCATCGGCTTTGCGACGCTGCGCGGCGGCTCGGTCATCGGCGAGCATTCCGTGCTCTTTGCCGGCGAAGGCGAGACCGTCACGCTTTCGCACAGCGCAACCGACCGTTCGATCTTCGCGCGTGGCGCCATCAAGGCAGCCCTTTGGGCGCGCGACAAGAAGCCGGGGCTCTATTCCATGCTCGATGTTCTCGGGCTTTCTTCCCATTGA
- a CDS encoding 2,3-bisphosphoglycerate-dependent phosphoglycerate mutase, whose translation MSGTLVLVRHGQSDWNLKNLFTGWKDPDLTELGIQEATTGGQALADYGIKFDIAFTSALVRAQHTLKLVLDKVGQPDLQTIRDQALNERDYGDLSGLNKDDARAKWGEEQVHVWRRSYDVPPPGGESLRDTGARVWPYYLTEILPRVLRGEKVLVAAHGNSLRSLVMVLDRLTREQVLSLNLATGVPMVYKLKADSTVASKEVLGDMSGAH comes from the coding sequence ATGAGCGGTACCCTCGTCCTCGTTCGCCACGGCCAGAGCGACTGGAATCTCAAGAATCTCTTCACCGGCTGGAAGGACCCCGATCTGACCGAACTCGGCATCCAGGAAGCCACGACCGGCGGCCAGGCGCTTGCCGACTACGGGATCAAGTTCGATATTGCCTTCACCTCCGCACTGGTGCGCGCGCAGCACACGCTGAAGCTCGTCCTCGACAAGGTCGGCCAGCCGGACCTGCAGACGATCCGCGACCAGGCGCTCAACGAACGCGACTACGGCGATCTTTCCGGTCTCAACAAGGACGATGCCCGCGCCAAGTGGGGCGAAGAGCAGGTGCATGTCTGGCGCCGCTCCTATGACGTTCCGCCTCCGGGCGGCGAGAGCCTGCGCGACACCGGCGCCCGCGTCTGGCCTTATTACCTGACGGAAATCCTTCCGCGCGTCCTGCGCGGCGAAAAGGTGCTGGTTGCCGCGCACGGCAATTCGCTGCGTTCGCTCGTCATGGTTCTCGACCGCCTCACCCGCGAGCAGGTTCTTTCGCTGAATCTCGCGACGGGCGTGCCCATGGTCTACAAGCTGAAGGCAGATTCGACCGTCGCTTCCAAGGAAGTGCTCGGCGACATGTCCGGCGCGCACTGA
- a CDS encoding transglutaminase-like domain-containing protein: MRKSFYASQSIYSEPGPYRETLMRGGVEPKSIARWISSFMQHPRGAESEERGFTPEQAADLELRSLAELLSVAVKRNLLEGDSAQHKVGGVCRDFAILAVSRFRERGTPARLRVGFADYLVPGHWEDHWLCEWHDGVRWKRLDVEFAAIEGVSFDPLDVPRERFLTAGEAWFRIKDEPEIASRFGVSSLDLGGEWFVAGSLLQEIAALRKLELKPWDYWGLSKDLSPVSTELPHQARATLDHLVSRLRTVTIDGEDEPETLADWPLPEEVISFPQGEAVAVVLRNS; encoded by the coding sequence ATGCGCAAATCCTTCTATGCTTCCCAAAGCATCTACTCGGAACCTGGGCCGTATCGCGAAACATTGATGCGCGGTGGCGTCGAGCCCAAGTCAATTGCCCGGTGGATTAGCTCATTTATGCAGCACCCTCGCGGGGCTGAGTCCGAAGAACGAGGCTTCACACCTGAACAGGCCGCCGATCTGGAGCTTCGTTCATTGGCAGAGCTTCTGTCTGTCGCTGTAAAACGCAATTTGCTTGAAGGCGATTCCGCACAGCACAAGGTCGGCGGCGTATGCCGGGATTTCGCTATACTGGCGGTTAGTAGATTTCGTGAGCGCGGCACCCCGGCTCGCCTCCGTGTCGGATTTGCCGACTATCTGGTGCCTGGACATTGGGAAGATCATTGGCTTTGCGAATGGCATGACGGCGTGCGTTGGAAACGGCTCGATGTGGAGTTTGCAGCTATCGAGGGAGTTTCCTTCGATCCCTTGGACGTGCCGCGCGAGCGGTTCCTGACGGCAGGCGAGGCATGGTTTCGGATCAAAGACGAGCCGGAGATCGCCTCCCGATTTGGCGTGTCGAGCCTCGACCTTGGCGGGGAGTGGTTCGTCGCGGGAAGCCTGCTTCAGGAAATCGCAGCCCTGCGTAAGCTGGAACTGAAACCTTGGGATTACTGGGGTCTATCAAAGGACCTCTCCCCCGTTTCAACCGAGTTGCCGCACCAGGCGAGAGCGACGCTAGACCATCTCGTTTCACGGCTCAGGACCGTCACTATCGATGGGGAGGACGAGCCGGAAACTTTAGCGGACTGGCCTTTACCAGAGGAGGTTATCAGCTTCCCACAAGGTGAGGCTGTAGCTGTCGTGTTGCGTAATTCCTAA
- the phnF gene encoding phosphonate metabolism transcriptional regulator PhnF: MAGIKQVQRQTGVALWRQIADRIREAISSGAYDETGMVPPETALALQFGVNRHTVRSALAALAQEGIVRAVQGRGTLIERKERLNFPISRRTRFTDGLGDQARETHSLLLEHAQEPANAEVARWLRIEQGTPVIRLETVRDADRRPVARGTSWFPAARFPGLVETYRQTESITKAFAALGLSDYVRATTEITAAHADSGDLADLELTPGAVLLITKAMNTDLEGVPVQYSISRFAADRVQFTIEN; the protein is encoded by the coding sequence ATGGCAGGCATAAAGCAGGTGCAGCGGCAGACGGGCGTGGCGCTCTGGCGGCAGATCGCCGACCGGATCCGCGAGGCGATCAGCAGCGGTGCCTATGACGAAACGGGCATGGTGCCGCCTGAGACCGCTCTGGCGCTGCAGTTCGGCGTCAACAGGCATACGGTGCGCAGTGCCCTTGCAGCCCTTGCTCAGGAAGGCATCGTGCGCGCGGTGCAGGGCCGCGGCACACTGATCGAGCGCAAGGAGCGCCTGAATTTTCCGATCAGCCGCCGCACCCGCTTTACCGATGGTCTGGGTGACCAGGCACGCGAGACGCACTCGCTCCTGCTCGAACATGCGCAAGAGCCGGCCAATGCCGAGGTGGCCCGCTGGCTCCGCATCGAACAGGGTACGCCGGTCATCCGGCTGGAAACGGTGCGCGATGCCGACAGGCGGCCAGTCGCACGCGGCACGAGCTGGTTTCCGGCAGCGCGCTTTCCTGGCCTCGTCGAGACCTATCGCCAGACCGAGTCCATCACCAAGGCTTTCGCCGCACTCGGCCTTTCGGATTATGTGCGCGCCACGACCGAGATCACTGCCGCCCACGCCGATTCCGGCGACCTCGCCGATCTGGAACTGACGCCCGGCGCCGTGCTCCTGATCACCAAGGCGATGAATACCGATCTGGAAGGCGTGCCGGTGCAATATTCGATCAGCCGCTTTGCCGCAGACCGCGTCCAGTTCACCATCGAGAACTGA
- the phnG gene encoding phosphonate C-P lyase system protein PhnG — protein MTAAEKTDAAAQAGNGRKRTVDLLARAETQELLAAWDALAEKPAAQSVRGPETGLVMVRGRIGGGGAPFNLGEVTVTRATVRLASGSVGHAQALGTDREKARLSAIFDALWQEEATKGFVEEKLLSPIARRIAEDNNRKAEETSATRVDFFTMVRGED, from the coding sequence ATGACGGCAGCAGAGAAGACAGACGCTGCGGCGCAGGCAGGCAACGGACGCAAACGCACCGTCGATCTGCTCGCCCGCGCCGAGACACAGGAATTGCTGGCGGCGTGGGATGCGCTGGCCGAAAAGCCGGCGGCACAGTCGGTGCGCGGCCCGGAGACCGGCCTCGTCATGGTTCGCGGCCGTATCGGCGGCGGCGGTGCGCCCTTCAATCTCGGCGAAGTGACGGTGACGCGCGCAACGGTGCGCCTTGCCTCCGGCTCGGTCGGCCATGCGCAGGCGCTCGGCACTGACCGCGAGAAGGCGCGGCTTTCCGCCATATTCGATGCGCTCTGGCAGGAAGAGGCGACCAAAGGCTTCGTCGAGGAAAAATTGCTTTCGCCGATCGCCCGGCGGATCGCCGAAGACAACAATCGCAAGGCTGAAGAAACGTCCGCGACCCGTGTCGACTTCTTCACCATGGTCCGGGGAGAAGACTGA
- the phnH gene encoding phosphonate C-P lyase system protein PhnH: protein MGIKTDVLTGGFTEPVFNAQSVFKMLMDGMARPGTIQSVTPDVMPPAPLGIAASAIGLTLCDHDTPVWLSAGLAKSAVPEWLGFHAGAPLTTEKAEARFAFVEAGITLSTFGLFASGTQEYPDRSTTVVIELADLEGGRRLALMGPGIQSVTEIAPVGLPETFLRLWTENRALFPRGVDIVLTAGKRFLCLPRTTKITATEI from the coding sequence ATGGGCATCAAGACCGACGTCCTGACCGGTGGCTTTACTGAGCCGGTTTTCAACGCGCAGAGCGTGTTCAAGATGCTGATGGACGGCATGGCACGGCCCGGCACGATCCAGTCCGTCACGCCCGATGTTATGCCGCCCGCACCGCTCGGCATCGCCGCCAGCGCAATCGGCCTGACGCTCTGCGACCATGACACGCCGGTCTGGCTTTCCGCCGGGCTCGCCAAGTCGGCAGTCCCGGAATGGCTGGGCTTCCATGCGGGTGCGCCGCTGACCACCGAAAAGGCCGAAGCGCGCTTCGCCTTCGTTGAAGCCGGCATCACGCTTTCCACCTTCGGCCTGTTTGCATCAGGCACGCAGGAATACCCTGATCGTTCCACGACCGTCGTGATCGAACTTGCCGACCTCGAAGGCGGGCGCCGTCTCGCTTTGATGGGGCCGGGTATCCAGAGCGTGACCGAGATCGCGCCTGTCGGCCTGCCGGAGACCTTCCTGCGCCTCTGGACGGAAAACCGCGCACTCTTTCCGCGCGGCGTCGACATCGTGCTGACGGCGGGCAAGCGTTTCCTCTGCCTGCCGCGTACCACCAAGATCACAGCAACGGAGATCTGA
- a CDS encoding carbon-phosphorus lyase complex subunit PhnI: protein MYVAVKGGEAAIANAHRLLADRRRGDRSVPAIGIEQIVEQLALAVDRVMAEASLYDRTLAALAVRQSRGDMIEAIFLLRAYRTTLPRFGYSRPLDTAGMQIERRISATYKDLPGGQLLGPTFDYTHRLLDPSLLTDEAVEEPAQRPAETGRVMRVSEILGQEGLIENDGELPEDHETGDLTREPMEFPMTRDLRLQALARGDEGFLLALGYSTQRGYGRNHPFTGEIRIGEVEVEFDVPELGFAVSLGTIQLTECQMVNQFKGSAKAPPQFTRGYGLVFGQSERKAMAMSLVDRALRAEELGEDITAPAQDEEFVISHSDNVQATGFVEHLKLPHYVDFQAELDLVRRMRREFEAARNSGETQKEAAE, encoded by the coding sequence ATGTATGTTGCCGTCAAGGGTGGCGAGGCCGCCATCGCCAATGCCCACCGCCTGCTCGCCGACCGCCGGCGCGGCGACCGCTCCGTGCCTGCCATCGGCATCGAGCAGATCGTCGAACAGCTGGCGCTCGCCGTCGACCGCGTCATGGCCGAAGCTTCGCTCTATGACCGGACGCTTGCCGCACTTGCCGTGCGCCAGTCGCGCGGCGACATGATCGAAGCGATCTTCCTGCTGCGCGCCTATCGCACGACACTGCCGCGCTTCGGCTATTCCAGGCCGCTCGATACGGCCGGCATGCAGATCGAGCGCCGCATCTCCGCCACCTACAAGGATCTCCCGGGCGGACAGCTTCTCGGCCCGACCTTCGACTATACGCACCGCCTGCTCGACCCGAGCCTGCTGACGGACGAGGCGGTGGAAGAGCCTGCCCAGCGTCCGGCCGAGACCGGCCGCGTCATGCGCGTCTCCGAAATCCTCGGCCAGGAAGGCCTGATCGAAAATGACGGCGAACTGCCCGAGGATCACGAGACAGGCGACCTGACGCGCGAACCGATGGAATTTCCGATGACCAGGGATCTTCGCCTGCAGGCGCTTGCCCGCGGCGACGAGGGCTTCCTTCTGGCACTCGGCTATTCCACCCAGCGCGGCTATGGCCGCAACCACCCCTTCACCGGGGAAATCCGCATCGGCGAGGTCGAGGTGGAATTCGACGTGCCGGAGCTCGGCTTCGCCGTTTCGCTCGGCACGATCCAGCTCACAGAATGCCAGATGGTCAACCAGTTCAAGGGTTCGGCCAAGGCTCCGCCGCAGTTCACCCGCGGCTACGGCCTCGTCTTCGGCCAGAGCGAGCGCAAGGCGATGGCCATGTCGCTGGTGGATCGCGCATTGCGCGCCGAAGAGCTTGGCGAGGACATCACCGCGCCGGCGCAGGACGAGGAATTCGTCATTTCCCATTCCGACAACGTGCAGGCGACCGGTTTCGTCGAGCACCTGAAGCTTCCGCACTACGTGGACTTCCAGGCCGAACTCGACCTCGTCCGCCGCATGCGCCGCGAATTCGAAGCCGCCCGCAACAGCGGCGAGACCCAAAAGGAGGCCGCCGAATGA
- a CDS encoding alpha-D-ribose 1-methylphosphonate 5-phosphate C-P-lyase PhnJ yields MSDLATYNFAYLDEQTKRMIRRAILKAIAIPGYQVPFASREMPMPYGWGTGGVQVTASIIGPDDVLKVIDQGADDTTNAVSIRAFFQKVANVAVTTHTKDATIIQTRHRIPEEKLGEGQVLVYQVPIPEPLRFLEPRETETRKMHALEEYGLMHVKLYEDIARNGRIATTYAYPVKVNGRYVMDPSPTPKFDNPKMHKSEALQLFGAGREKRIYAVPPYTDVVSLDFEDHPFEIQRFGKPCALCGAEDVYLDEVILDDKGGRMFVCSDTDHCEDRRAHGHAGEMLAREAAE; encoded by the coding sequence ATGAGTGATCTCGCCACCTACAATTTCGCCTATCTCGACGAACAGACCAAACGCATGATCCGTCGCGCCATCCTGAAGGCGATCGCCATCCCCGGCTATCAGGTACCCTTTGCCAGCCGAGAAATGCCGATGCCCTACGGCTGGGGTACGGGCGGCGTACAGGTGACGGCCTCGATCATCGGACCTGACGACGTTCTCAAGGTCATCGACCAGGGTGCCGACGACACGACGAACGCCGTCTCCATCCGCGCGTTCTTCCAGAAGGTCGCCAATGTCGCCGTGACCACCCACACCAAGGACGCGACGATCATCCAGACGCGCCACCGCATCCCCGAGGAGAAACTCGGCGAAGGCCAGGTGCTCGTCTACCAGGTGCCGATCCCGGAACCGCTGCGTTTCCTCGAACCGCGCGAGACCGAAACGCGCAAGATGCATGCGCTGGAAGAATACGGCCTCATGCATGTGAAGCTCTATGAGGATATCGCCCGCAACGGCCGCATCGCCACGACCTATGCCTATCCGGTGAAGGTCAATGGCCGCTACGTCATGGATCCCTCGCCGACCCCGAAATTCGACAATCCGAAAATGCACAAGTCCGAGGCACTGCAGCTCTTCGGCGCCGGCCGTGAAAAGCGCATCTATGCCGTGCCGCCCTATACAGACGTCGTCAGCCTGGACTTCGAAGACCATCCTTTCGAGATCCAGCGCTTCGGCAAGCCCTGCGCGCTCTGCGGCGCCGAGGACGTCTATCTCGACGAGGTGATCCTCGACGACAAGGGCGGGCGCATGTTCGTCTGCTCCGACACCGACCATTGCGAAGACCGCCGGGCACACGGACATGCCGGCGAGATGCTGGCCCGGGAGGCTGCCGAATGA
- the phnK gene encoding phosphonate C-P lyase system protein PhnK has translation MTDTPLLKVNDLSKFYGNRIGCRNVSFELWPGEVLAIVGESGSGKTTLLNCISTRLMPTTGSVEYHMRDGSYRDLYHMNEAERRFLMRTDWGFVHQNPADGLRMTVSAGANVGERLMAVGDRHYGKIRSTAIDWLERVEIDADRIDDQPRAFSGGMRQRLQIARNLVTGPRLVFMDEPTGGLDVSVQARLLDLVRGLVNDLGLSAIIVTHDLAVARLLSHRMMVMKDGFVIEHGLTDRVLDDPREPYTQLLVSSILQV, from the coding sequence ATGACCGACACACCGCTTCTCAAAGTCAACGACCTCTCGAAGTTCTACGGCAACCGCATCGGCTGCCGCAACGTCTCCTTCGAGCTCTGGCCCGGCGAAGTGCTCGCCATCGTCGGTGAATCCGGCTCGGGCAAGACGACGCTACTCAACTGCATCTCCACCCGGCTGATGCCGACGACCGGCAGTGTCGAGTACCACATGCGCGACGGCAGCTACCGCGACCTCTACCACATGAACGAGGCCGAGCGCCGCTTCCTGATGCGCACGGACTGGGGCTTCGTGCACCAGAACCCGGCCGACGGGCTGCGCATGACGGTCTCTGCCGGCGCCAATGTCGGCGAGCGCCTGATGGCGGTCGGCGACCGGCACTACGGCAAGATCCGCTCCACCGCCATCGACTGGCTGGAGCGCGTCGAGATCGATGCCGACCGCATCGACGACCAGCCGCGCGCCTTCTCCGGCGGCATGCGCCAGCGTCTGCAGATCGCCCGCAACCTCGTCACCGGCCCGCGCCTCGTCTTCATGGACGAGCCGACCGGCGGCCTCGACGTCTCGGTGCAGGCACGCCTTCTCGATCTGGTGCGCGGCCTCGTCAACGATCTCGGCCTCTCGGCCATCATCGTCACCCACGACCTCGCCGTCGCCCGCCTTCTTTCCCATCGCATGATGGTGATGAAGGACGGCTTCGTCATCGAGCACGGCCTGACCGACCGTGTGCTGGACGACCCGCGCGAGCCCTATACCCAGCTCCTCGTTTCCTCGATCCTGCAGGTTTAA